One part of the Microbacterium aurugineum genome encodes these proteins:
- a CDS encoding purine-cytosine permease family protein: protein MTDIKPALIERAGIEIIPESERTARPRDLFWPWFAANVSVFGMSYGSFVLGFGISFWQATLVSVLGIVVSFLLCGLIAIAGKRGSAPTMVLSRAAFGVQGQKVPGIVSWLTSIGWETFLAIMAVLATATVITQLGGDGDSIGLKIVATVIVAALIVTASVLGYHTIMRMQSVLTWITGVVTVLYIVLAAPQIDLAAVLARPDGGIGQVIGALVMVMTGFGLGWINIAADWSRYQKRTASDGAIVVWNTIGGSVAPVILVVFGLLLGGSNEELMNAIAADPIGALASILPTWVLVPFLLTAVLALVSGAVLGIYSSGLTLLSLGIRIPRPSAAAIDGVILTLGTVFVVFFATDFLGPFQSFLITLGVPLASWAGILIADILRRRKDYDEDALFDSRGRYGAWDWTSIGTMVVTSVIGWGLVVNNFAEDAAWNNWQGYLLFLVGGRDGDWAYANLGVFFALVLSFLVTYFARAGKIRRQEDA, encoded by the coding sequence ATGACGGACATCAAGCCAGCCCTCATCGAGCGCGCGGGCATCGAGATCATCCCCGAGTCGGAGCGCACCGCGCGACCCCGCGACCTCTTCTGGCCCTGGTTCGCGGCGAACGTGTCGGTCTTCGGGATGTCGTACGGGTCGTTCGTGCTCGGCTTCGGCATCTCGTTCTGGCAGGCGACCCTCGTATCGGTCCTCGGCATCGTGGTGTCGTTCCTGCTCTGCGGGCTGATCGCGATCGCCGGCAAGCGCGGTTCGGCGCCGACCATGGTGCTCTCGCGCGCGGCCTTCGGCGTGCAGGGCCAGAAGGTCCCGGGCATCGTCTCGTGGCTGACCTCGATCGGCTGGGAGACCTTCCTCGCGATCATGGCCGTGCTCGCGACCGCGACCGTGATCACCCAGCTCGGCGGCGACGGAGACAGCATCGGACTCAAGATCGTCGCGACCGTGATCGTCGCGGCGCTGATCGTCACGGCATCCGTGCTGGGCTATCACACGATCATGCGGATGCAGTCGGTGCTCACCTGGATCACCGGCGTCGTCACCGTGCTCTACATCGTGCTGGCGGCGCCGCAGATCGACCTCGCCGCGGTGCTGGCCCGCCCGGACGGCGGCATCGGCCAGGTCATCGGCGCACTCGTCATGGTGATGACCGGATTCGGACTGGGCTGGATCAACATCGCCGCCGACTGGTCCCGCTACCAGAAGCGCACAGCGTCCGACGGGGCGATCGTGGTGTGGAACACCATCGGCGGTTCGGTCGCGCCGGTCATCCTGGTCGTCTTCGGCCTGCTGCTCGGCGGCTCGAACGAAGAGCTGATGAATGCGATCGCCGCAGACCCGATCGGCGCCCTCGCGTCGATCCTGCCGACCTGGGTGCTCGTGCCCTTCCTGCTGACGGCGGTGCTCGCCCTCGTCTCGGGGGCGGTGCTGGGCATCTACTCCTCGGGGCTGACGCTCCTCAGCCTCGGCATCCGCATCCCCCGTCCGTCCGCGGCGGCGATCGACGGAGTGATCCTCACCCTCGGCACGGTCTTCGTCGTGTTCTTCGCCACCGACTTCCTCGGGCCCTTCCAGAGCTTCCTGATCACACTGGGTGTCCCGCTCGCATCCTGGGCGGGCATCCTGATCGCCGACATCCTGCGCCGCCGGAAGGACTACGACGAGGATGCCCTGTTCGACAGCCGCGGCCGCTACGGCGCCTGGGACTGGACCTCGATCGGCACCATGGTCGTGACCAGCGTGATCGGGTGGGGGCTGGTCGTGAACAACTTCGCCGAGGATGCCGCGTGGAACAACTGGCAGGGCTATCTGCTGTTCCTGGTCGGCGGCAGGGACGGGGACTGGGCCTACGCGAACCTCGGGGTGTTCTTCGCGCTGG
- a CDS encoding M18 family aminopeptidase — translation MPVTPAALAHAEDLADFVAASPSSYHAAAKVARRLESAGFTRLREEDAWTAPAGGRYVVVRDGAAIAWTVPADATATTPVQIFGAHTDSPGFKLKPQPTTGSRGWLQAAVEVYGGPLLNSWLDRELRLAGRLALADGRVVLADTGPLLRLPQLAIHLDRGVNNGLALDKQVETQPVWGLGDASEADILAELAASADVAAADIRGYDVVIADSARGAVFGKDDAFFASGRLDDLASVHAGVVALATHEPRASGPIAVLAAFDHEELGSESRSGAAGPFLEDVLERLYAGLGADASERRRGYASSWCLSSDVGHSVHPNYAAKHDPVVQPVLGSGPILKINANQRYATDAVGTASWLSWCERAGVTAQEFVSNNSVPCGSTIGPITATRLGIRTVDVGIPILSMHSARELAGVSDLHDLTRTAQAFFAG, via the coding sequence ATGCCTGTCACCCCCGCCGCGCTCGCCCACGCCGAGGATCTCGCCGACTTCGTCGCCGCTTCTCCGTCGAGCTATCACGCGGCGGCGAAGGTCGCTCGACGCCTGGAGAGCGCAGGGTTCACCCGGCTGCGTGAGGAGGACGCCTGGACCGCACCCGCGGGCGGGCGGTATGTGGTGGTCCGCGACGGCGCGGCGATCGCCTGGACGGTGCCCGCGGATGCCACGGCGACGACACCCGTGCAGATCTTCGGCGCCCACACCGACTCCCCCGGCTTCAAGCTCAAGCCGCAGCCGACCACGGGGTCGCGCGGCTGGCTGCAGGCCGCCGTCGAGGTCTACGGCGGCCCGCTGCTGAACTCCTGGCTCGACCGCGAGCTGCGTCTCGCCGGACGCCTGGCCCTCGCGGACGGACGCGTGGTGCTCGCCGACACCGGCCCTCTCCTGCGCCTGCCGCAGCTCGCGATCCACCTCGACCGCGGCGTCAACAACGGCCTCGCCCTCGACAAGCAGGTCGAGACGCAGCCGGTGTGGGGCCTGGGCGACGCGAGTGAAGCCGACATCCTCGCCGAGCTCGCCGCCTCCGCCGACGTGGCGGCCGCCGACATCCGCGGATACGACGTGGTGATCGCCGACAGCGCACGCGGCGCCGTGTTCGGCAAGGACGACGCCTTCTTCGCCTCCGGCCGTCTCGACGACCTCGCCTCGGTGCACGCCGGGGTGGTCGCGCTCGCGACGCACGAGCCGAGGGCGAGTGGCCCCATCGCCGTGCTCGCCGCCTTCGACCACGAGGAGCTCGGTTCCGAGTCGCGCTCCGGAGCGGCCGGCCCGTTCCTGGAGGACGTGCTCGAGCGCCTGTACGCCGGGCTCGGCGCCGATGCCTCCGAGCGGCGCCGAGGGTATGCGTCGTCGTGGTGCCTGTCGAGCGATGTCGGACACTCCGTGCACCCCAACTACGCCGCCAAGCATGACCCCGTCGTGCAGCCGGTGCTCGGGTCGGGGCCGATCCTGAAGATCAACGCCAACCAGCGGTACGCGACGGATGCCGTCGGCACCGCGTCCTGGCTGTCCTGGTGCGAGCGGGCCGGGGTGACGGCCCAGGAGTTCGTGTCGAACAACAGCGTGCCCTGCGGCTCGACGATCGGCCCCATCACCGCGACGCGCCTCGGCATCCGCACGGTGGACGTCGGCATCCCGATCCTCTCGATGCACTCCGCCCGCGAACTCGCCGGGGTCTCCGACCTCCACGACCTCACGCGCACCGCACAGGCGTTCTTCGCCGGCTGA
- a CDS encoding COG1361 S-layer family protein: MRANTRLSVRRAVAAATSALLLAAGLTIVTEAVAPTSASAAQDPTSCQGTVALQNGGFEAPVIPNASVSLLNQSQVPAWFTTDTQNAIELWSSGFNGVTAAAGRQFAELNAYSPSRLFQDVATTPGQTLSWSLKHRGRVGTDVMRVVIGTPTGALVQSGPNLSDGTGAWGTHTGTYVVPAGQTVTRFGFEAVSSSGGNASVGNFLDDITFGTGPCLITTKSVTNLTRGGTTAEVGDTLRYTVTTNNGGGNPAAQSVSSDVLASGIDFVPGSLKIISGAGTGTLTDAAGDDRGSYTSGDRTVQVRLGDGGNATVGGSIGVGASTSYTFDAKVNVSAAATTIINEARVAFRDNVVGQDRTSVSQETQTPVNPAADLAITKSIDTDPLVAGEPVTFTIGVTNNGPQTATGVTVTDPLPAGMTDVTVDSGDVICTVAATVTCDVPDLAVGQSTQIQVTGTLSPSADPGASVSNTATVTGTRTDPNLANNSASVVSTLSAATDVSIVKTFSPSTPVAGEQVTYTLSVFNAGPSEARNVVVTDPLDPDTTFISADPGQGTCSAQASLLTCQVGTLAPGASSVETFVVVEINPGATAVLQNTASVTTSTTDTNPANNVSSVSFQPDVIADMAVEKTASAAQVSAGDTIDFTLAVRNLGASDAVNVVLADTLPEGFSVTGVDGPAGADCTSTGTSILCDWASFPVGGPANVVVHAVVAADAPIGTVTNTAAVAAPADDRDTTNNASSVDVEVVQSADLSIQKTAPATGEPGSAFTYTLTVTNDGPSVARGASVTDTLPAGFLDATVDDPGCSIVGGTVGCELGDIAPGGSVVVEVTGTWSTTATGVVSNTATTTSATPDPNTDNNTSTADVTLAPNADVSVVKTTSTPTVPLEGTATFEVTVTNDGPSAAAGVVLDELMPAGFTLTGATPSVGTWSMEDAQWTVGTLLPGESATITVTATATMEGALVNTAVASSRTPDPDTSNNTGTATVTVTPSADLAIEKTISADPAPLNGAVTYTLVVTNNGPSPASSVVVSDALPVELLNPSTTTPNCAITGSQLECTQPTLAVDATFTVTVTGTVDPSTAGTALSNTATVTSDTPDPDTDDNTSTVTVPVSGTPQVELVKSAGAPTDTNGDARIGAGDTVAYTFTIRNTGDVTLTSAVITDPLLGGAVACAAFSAPLVPGASVTCAPVAYTLTQADADAGTVNNTASVTAQSAQGPATDDAEANVTIAATNSISLAKTPSTVVDVDNDSAVGAGDTVDYTFRVTNNGTTTLRDAVITDPMLGGTVTCPELSGAELAPGQSVSCTPITYTLTQDDIDAGLVHNEASVTADAPIGTVTDDAQADVDITGTAAIELLKNVGRVLDANGDGFIGAGDTVDYTFSVRNLGTTTLSAVSISDPLLGAGELCTIGTLPPGTSSACGTFTYTLTQADVEAEIVRNTATTTGTSPLGPVTDDASADVVITGTSAIELSKTAGAIALGADGRAGAGDTVGFTFTIRNTGTTILRDIVLDDPPLGGSVACAALDGLALDPGDEVICGPVDYTLRQQDVDDGVVHNVATVEGQSRNGSAEDDAEVDVPVVGADDIALLKSAAAVVDANDSGRTDAGDTIAYTFTVTNTGTTTLSDVTVDDPRLGAAVTCDATELAPGESTVCSAGAPAELTQAEIDTGEIENTATATGTGTSDVPPVATDTVVTPLAAQPAIALTKTGGDYVDVDRDGKVTAGDTIAFRFTVTNTGAVTLTDVQIDDGKLGGLVDCTIPDLAPGATADCGPVTYVLTAADVVASTVVNVATVSGIGGTVTVTAAATTTVDLNGLAATGGVITGLGWALALLAVGALVLLIARVRRREIQV; encoded by the coding sequence ATGCGTGCGAACACACGTCTGTCCGTCCGTCGCGCCGTCGCGGCGGCCACATCGGCCTTGCTGCTGGCAGCGGGCCTCACGATCGTGACGGAGGCCGTCGCACCGACATCGGCGTCGGCAGCGCAGGATCCGACCAGTTGTCAAGGAACCGTCGCGCTCCAGAACGGCGGGTTCGAGGCGCCGGTCATCCCGAACGCCTCGGTGTCGCTGCTCAATCAGTCCCAGGTTCCCGCGTGGTTCACCACGGACACGCAGAACGCCATCGAGCTCTGGAGCAGCGGCTTCAACGGCGTCACCGCAGCCGCCGGCCGTCAGTTCGCCGAGCTCAACGCCTACAGCCCGAGCAGGCTCTTCCAGGACGTGGCGACGACGCCGGGGCAGACGCTCTCCTGGTCGTTGAAGCACCGGGGACGCGTCGGCACCGACGTGATGCGCGTCGTGATCGGCACGCCAACCGGCGCCCTCGTCCAGAGCGGTCCCAACCTCTCCGACGGAACCGGCGCCTGGGGCACGCACACCGGCACCTACGTCGTCCCGGCGGGCCAGACGGTGACGCGCTTCGGATTCGAGGCGGTCAGCTCATCGGGCGGCAACGCCTCCGTCGGCAACTTCCTCGACGACATCACCTTCGGCACCGGGCCCTGCCTGATCACGACCAAGTCGGTGACCAACCTCACTCGCGGTGGCACGACCGCTGAGGTGGGCGACACTCTCCGCTACACCGTCACGACGAACAACGGCGGAGGGAACCCGGCGGCGCAGTCGGTGTCATCCGACGTCCTCGCCTCCGGGATCGACTTCGTCCCCGGCTCCCTCAAGATCATCAGCGGCGCGGGCACGGGCACCCTCACCGATGCCGCCGGCGACGACCGAGGCTCCTACACCTCGGGCGATCGCACGGTGCAGGTGCGCCTCGGCGACGGAGGGAACGCCACCGTCGGCGGGTCCATCGGCGTCGGCGCCAGCACCAGCTACACCTTCGACGCCAAGGTCAATGTCTCGGCCGCGGCGACCACGATCATCAACGAGGCCCGGGTGGCTTTCCGGGACAACGTCGTCGGACAGGACCGCACGTCGGTCAGCCAGGAGACCCAGACGCCGGTGAACCCGGCCGCAGATCTCGCGATCACCAAGAGCATCGACACGGATCCGCTCGTCGCCGGCGAGCCCGTCACGTTCACGATCGGGGTGACGAACAACGGACCGCAGACCGCGACGGGTGTGACCGTCACCGATCCTCTCCCCGCAGGCATGACCGACGTCACGGTCGATTCCGGTGACGTGATCTGCACGGTCGCGGCGACGGTGACGTGCGACGTCCCCGACTTGGCCGTCGGTCAGAGCACCCAGATACAGGTGACCGGCACACTGTCTCCCTCGGCTGACCCCGGCGCCTCCGTGTCGAACACGGCCACGGTCACCGGAACCCGTACCGACCCGAACCTCGCGAACAACTCCGCCAGCGTGGTGAGCACGCTGTCCGCGGCGACCGACGTGTCGATCGTCAAGACGTTCTCCCCCTCCACGCCGGTCGCCGGTGAGCAGGTGACCTATACGCTCTCGGTCTTCAACGCCGGACCGTCCGAGGCGCGCAACGTCGTGGTCACCGACCCTCTGGACCCGGACACGACCTTCATCAGCGCTGACCCCGGTCAGGGAACGTGCTCTGCCCAGGCATCGCTCCTGACCTGCCAGGTCGGAACGCTCGCTCCCGGTGCCAGCTCCGTGGAGACCTTCGTCGTGGTGGAGATCAACCCCGGCGCGACAGCCGTCCTGCAGAACACGGCGTCGGTGACGACCAGCACGACCGACACGAACCCGGCCAACAACGTGTCGTCCGTCAGCTTCCAGCCCGACGTGATCGCCGACATGGCTGTCGAGAAGACGGCGTCCGCGGCGCAGGTCTCCGCGGGGGACACGATCGATTTCACGCTCGCGGTCCGCAATCTCGGAGCCTCCGACGCGGTCAACGTGGTGCTCGCCGACACTCTGCCCGAAGGATTCAGCGTGACCGGCGTCGACGGCCCTGCGGGAGCGGACTGCACCTCCACCGGGACTTCCATCCTGTGCGACTGGGCGTCGTTCCCGGTCGGCGGCCCTGCGAACGTGGTCGTGCACGCCGTCGTGGCCGCGGACGCCCCGATCGGGACGGTGACCAACACCGCGGCGGTGGCCGCTCCCGCGGACGACCGCGACACCACGAACAACGCCAGCTCCGTCGACGTCGAGGTCGTGCAGAGCGCCGACCTCAGCATCCAGAAGACGGCGCCGGCCACCGGTGAGCCCGGCAGCGCCTTCACCTACACGCTCACGGTCACGAACGACGGTCCGTCCGTCGCGCGCGGTGCATCCGTCACGGACACGCTCCCCGCCGGATTCCTGGATGCCACGGTCGACGACCCCGGCTGCTCCATCGTCGGGGGCACCGTCGGGTGCGAACTCGGTGACATCGCGCCGGGAGGATCGGTGGTCGTCGAGGTCACCGGAACCTGGAGCACCACGGCGACCGGGGTCGTCTCGAACACCGCGACGACCACGTCGGCGACCCCCGACCCGAACACCGACAACAACACCTCGACCGCCGATGTCACGCTCGCACCGAACGCCGATGTGAGCGTCGTCAAGACCACCTCGACGCCGACGGTCCCGCTCGAGGGAACCGCGACCTTCGAGGTGACCGTGACCAACGACGGTCCGTCCGCGGCTGCCGGCGTCGTGCTGGACGAACTCATGCCCGCCGGTTTCACACTCACTGGAGCAACGCCCTCCGTCGGCACCTGGTCGATGGAAGACGCGCAGTGGACGGTGGGGACGCTCCTGCCCGGGGAGTCGGCGACGATCACCGTGACGGCGACGGCCACCATGGAGGGCGCTCTCGTCAACACGGCTGTCGCGAGTTCACGAACACCGGATCCGGATACGTCGAACAACACCGGCACCGCGACGGTGACGGTGACGCCGTCGGCTGACCTGGCGATCGAGAAGACGATCTCCGCCGATCCGGCGCCCCTCAACGGCGCCGTGACCTACACGCTGGTCGTCACCAACAACGGCCCGAGCCCCGCATCCTCCGTCGTCGTGTCGGACGCGCTCCCCGTCGAACTGCTGAACCCGTCGACGACCACTCCCAACTGCGCGATCACGGGATCGCAGCTGGAATGCACGCAGCCGACCCTCGCCGTCGACGCCACCTTCACCGTGACCGTGACCGGGACGGTCGACCCGTCGACCGCGGGAACGGCGCTGTCGAACACGGCGACGGTGACCTCGGACACGCCGGACCCCGATACGGACGACAACACCTCGACCGTGACCGTCCCGGTATCCGGCACCCCGCAGGTCGAGCTCGTCAAGAGTGCCGGCGCTCCGACGGATACCAACGGGGACGCCCGCATCGGTGCCGGCGATACCGTCGCCTACACCTTCACGATCCGCAACACCGGCGACGTCACGCTCACCAGCGCGGTCATCACCGACCCGCTTCTGGGCGGCGCTGTGGCCTGCGCGGCGTTCTCCGCACCGCTGGTGCCGGGGGCATCCGTCACCTGTGCGCCGGTCGCTTACACGCTGACGCAGGCGGACGCGGACGCGGGGACCGTGAACAACACCGCCTCGGTGACCGCGCAGTCCGCTCAGGGGCCGGCGACCGACGATGCTGAGGCGAACGTCACGATCGCGGCGACCAACAGCATCAGCCTCGCCAAGACCCCGTCGACCGTGGTCGACGTGGACAACGATTCGGCCGTCGGCGCCGGTGACACCGTGGACTACACGTTCCGGGTGACGAACAACGGGACCACGACACTGCGCGACGCCGTGATCACCGACCCGATGCTCGGCGGCACCGTCACGTGCCCCGAACTCAGCGGCGCAGAGCTCGCACCCGGGCAGTCGGTCTCGTGCACGCCGATCACCTACACGCTCACGCAGGACGACATCGACGCCGGGCTCGTGCACAACGAGGCCTCCGTCACGGCGGACGCTCCGATCGGTACGGTGACCGATGACGCGCAGGCCGACGTCGACATCACGGGGACCGCCGCGATCGAACTGCTCAAGAACGTCGGGCGGGTGCTCGACGCGAACGGCGACGGATTCATCGGTGCCGGGGATACGGTCGACTACACGTTCTCGGTGCGCAACCTCGGAACGACGACTCTGAGCGCAGTGTCGATCTCGGACCCACTGCTGGGGGCCGGCGAACTGTGCACGATCGGCACCCTCCCGCCAGGCACATCATCCGCCTGCGGCACCTTCACCTACACGCTCACGCAGGCGGACGTGGAGGCGGAGATCGTCCGCAACACGGCGACGACGACCGGCACCAGCCCCCTGGGGCCGGTCACGGACGACGCCTCGGCCGACGTCGTGATCACCGGCACGAGTGCGATCGAGCTGAGCAAGACGGCGGGTGCGATCGCGCTCGGAGCGGACGGCCGGGCCGGTGCCGGCGATACGGTCGGCTTCACCTTCACGATCCGCAACACGGGGACGACGATTCTCCGGGACATCGTGCTTGACGACCCGCCGCTCGGAGGCTCGGTCGCGTGCGCTGCGCTCGACGGACTGGCGCTCGACCCGGGCGATGAAGTGATCTGCGGGCCGGTCGACTACACGCTCAGGCAACAGGATGTCGACGACGGCGTCGTGCACAACGTGGCCACTGTCGAGGGGCAGTCGCGCAACGGCAGTGCGGAAGACGATGCCGAGGTCGATGTGCCGGTCGTCGGGGCGGACGACATCGCTCTGTTGAAGTCTGCGGCGGCCGTGGTCGATGCGAACGACAGCGGACGCACGGATGCCGGTGACACGATCGCGTACACGTTCACCGTGACGAACACGGGCACCACGACCCTCTCGGATGTCACGGTCGATGACCCGCGCCTCGGCGCTGCCGTCACCTGCGATGCGACGGAGCTCGCGCCGGGGGAGTCGACGGTCTGCTCCGCCGGAGCCCCCGCGGAGCTCACGCAGGCCGAGATCGACACCGGGGAGATCGAGAACACGGCCACGGCCACGGGGACGGGCACCTCGGATGTGCCGCCCGTAGCCACCGATACCGTGGTGACCCCGCTCGCGGCACAGCCGGCCATCGCGCTGACGAAGACCGGCGGAGACTACGTCGACGTCGATCGCGACGGGAAGGTGACCGCGGGAGACACCATCGCCTTCCGGTTCACGGTCACCAACACGGGAGCAGTGACGCTGACGGACGTTCAGATCGACGACGGGAAGCTCGGCGGCCTCGTCGACTGCACGATCCCCGATCTCGCACCCGGGGCCACGGCGGACTGCGGTCCGGTGACGTACGTCCTCACGGCGGCCGATGTCGTGGCGAGCACAGTCGTCAACGTGGCGACGGTGAGCGGGATCGGCGGGACGGTGACGGTCACCGCCGCCGCGACCACGACGGTCGACCTGAACGGGCTCGCGGCCACCGGTGGCGTGATCACCGGGCTCGGCTGGGCTCTCGCCCTGCTCGCGGTCGGAGCCCTCGTGCTTCTGATCGCGCGCGTTCGTCGCCGCGAGATCCAGGTCTGA
- a CDS encoding EamA family transporter, which translates to MSPLAFVLVFGAAIAHAAWNIIAHGISRAGAPFLWWGAVGSTVVWAGAVPFTGGLGTDDVGSFVLGVVVSSILHVGYMAVLQRGYQRGNLSTVYATARGTGPFLSVIVAVLVLGERPSAVALVGVAAVIVGVVAVGLVDRGRGAGTGRIDPGIVFGLLTGVAIAIYTIWDAHAVRTWDLSPVAFMVGTTVLQVPFYSIAVRRRWDAVWALGRTQWRRILAFGILSPLSYILVLTAIQIAPVALVAPLREVSVVLVSLFGVFVLRESRPGWRIAASLVVVAGIVLLAL; encoded by the coding sequence GTGTCGCCTCTCGCCTTCGTCCTGGTCTTCGGAGCCGCCATCGCCCACGCGGCGTGGAACATCATCGCGCACGGCATCAGCAGGGCCGGAGCGCCGTTCCTGTGGTGGGGTGCCGTCGGGAGCACCGTCGTGTGGGCCGGAGCCGTGCCGTTCACGGGCGGCCTCGGTACCGACGACGTGGGGTCCTTCGTCCTCGGTGTCGTCGTCTCGTCGATCCTTCACGTCGGCTACATGGCGGTCCTCCAGCGCGGGTATCAGCGAGGCAACCTCTCCACCGTCTACGCGACCGCCCGCGGCACCGGCCCCTTCCTCTCCGTGATCGTCGCCGTGCTGGTGCTGGGGGAGCGCCCGTCTGCGGTCGCGCTCGTGGGCGTGGCGGCGGTGATCGTCGGGGTCGTCGCCGTCGGTCTCGTCGATCGGGGCAGAGGGGCGGGGACGGGGCGGATCGATCCCGGCATCGTGTTCGGCCTGCTCACCGGCGTCGCGATCGCGATCTACACGATCTGGGACGCTCACGCGGTGCGCACGTGGGACCTCTCGCCCGTCGCGTTCATGGTCGGGACCACGGTGCTGCAAGTGCCGTTCTACTCGATCGCGGTTCGTCGCCGCTGGGATGCGGTGTGGGCGCTCGGCCGCACGCAGTGGCGCCGCATCCTCGCTTTCGGGATCCTCTCCCCGCTGTCGTACATCCTGGTGCTGACGGCGATCCAGATCGCTCCGGTCGCGCTGGTCGCACCGTTGCGCGAGGTGAGCGTCGTGCTGGTGAGCCTCTTCGGGGTCTTCGTCCTGCGGGAATCGCGTCCGGGATGGCGGATCGCCGCATCGCTCGTGGTCGTCGCAGGCATCGTGCTGCTCGCGCTCTGA
- a CDS encoding HNH endonuclease signature motif containing protein: MHPLLDSLDQLVTDLDRVLSSGGLAGQTDAGRMEVLRTAGEALRRVEAVIVEAVASTDQRFSDGFGCRSLNELLQRVLRLDAPGASRVVKAASAVRREVSLSSGERLPARYPALREALLDGAIGVTGVLAATTPIDQAGDRIGAAERLVADAALADIARGCPTADDIADADSAPPATPDDLRQFAQVLAMTLDPDGAEPSDLRAQQQRFVTVGRLRDGVHPLRGNLLPDAAAQLQLILDAQCNPKTGGPVPPGVVFRGSEGEAPNAEPWNTDPRHVVDGRSAAQKRHDALTAALGIAARHDEMPSLGGAAPTLVVQVGAESVATGTGWATIANTQAPVPLGVASQVACAGAIQRVLTDEGRIIGVTVSDRVFTVHQRRAIVARDGECLIPGCHVPASWCEIHHVVEHARGGPTQTDNGVPLCWWHHRSLETSGWEIRMSEGLPQIRGPAWWDPGRRWRAPHRPVLSSVAGTCLAQ, encoded by the coding sequence ATGCACCCGCTCCTGGACTCTCTCGATCAGCTGGTCACCGACCTCGATCGCGTGCTGTCCAGCGGAGGGTTGGCGGGGCAGACCGATGCCGGGCGGATGGAGGTGCTCCGCACCGCAGGAGAAGCACTGCGGCGGGTGGAGGCGGTGATCGTGGAGGCGGTTGCATCGACCGACCAGCGGTTCTCCGACGGCTTCGGGTGCCGCTCACTGAACGAACTGCTGCAGAGGGTGCTGCGGCTCGACGCGCCGGGGGCCTCGCGAGTCGTGAAGGCAGCCTCCGCCGTGCGTCGCGAGGTGTCGTTGTCGTCGGGGGAGCGACTGCCCGCTCGGTACCCCGCGCTGCGTGAGGCACTCCTCGACGGTGCGATCGGCGTGACCGGCGTCCTCGCGGCCACGACCCCGATCGATCAGGCGGGCGATCGCATCGGCGCCGCGGAGCGGCTGGTGGCCGACGCGGCACTGGCAGACATCGCCCGCGGCTGCCCCACTGCGGACGACATCGCGGATGCCGACTCCGCGCCGCCCGCGACACCCGACGACCTTCGTCAGTTCGCGCAGGTGCTGGCCATGACGCTCGATCCGGATGGCGCTGAGCCGTCCGACCTCCGGGCACAGCAGCAGCGGTTCGTGACGGTCGGGCGCCTCCGCGACGGGGTGCATCCGCTGCGAGGCAATCTGCTGCCGGATGCCGCGGCGCAGCTGCAGCTGATCCTCGACGCGCAGTGCAATCCGAAGACCGGCGGTCCGGTTCCGCCCGGGGTCGTCTTCCGAGGCTCCGAGGGAGAAGCGCCGAACGCTGAGCCGTGGAACACGGATCCGAGGCACGTGGTCGACGGGCGCTCCGCGGCGCAGAAGCGACATGATGCGCTGACCGCCGCGTTGGGGATCGCAGCGCGCCATGACGAGATGCCGAGCCTGGGCGGCGCCGCCCCGACTCTGGTCGTGCAGGTGGGGGCCGAAAGTGTGGCGACCGGCACGGGATGGGCCACGATCGCGAACACGCAGGCGCCGGTCCCTCTCGGAGTGGCCTCGCAGGTCGCGTGCGCGGGAGCGATCCAGCGTGTCCTCACCGACGAGGGGCGGATCATCGGCGTGACGGTCAGCGATCGGGTGTTCACCGTGCACCAGCGGCGCGCGATCGTCGCGCGCGACGGGGAGTGCCTGATTCCGGGGTGCCACGTTCCCGCGTCCTGGTGCGAGATCCACCACGTGGTCGAACATGCCCGGGGTGGCCCCACCCAGACCGACAACGGCGTGCCGTTGTGCTGGTGGCATCACCGTTCGCTGGAGACCTCCGGATGGGAGATCAGGATGAGCGAGGGGCTTCCGCAGATCCGCGGTCCCGCGTGGTGGGATCCGGGGCGTCGCTGGCGCGCTCCCCATCGTCCGGTTCTGTCGAGCGTTGCGGGGACATGCCTCGCGCAGTGA